Below is a window of Anaerolineales bacterium DNA.
CAGGCCAACCAGGGAGGCAGTCGCGAGAATGGTGGCTGAGCCAGTCGTCTGAGTGAGCCACCAGATGACAGCAAAGGAAACCAGCTGGCTGCCAAACAGGGAAAACGCCTGGCCCGTCCAAATGGTGAAGAAACGAGGCGCCCAGCGTTCTTGTTTTTCGAGAGCAGGATTGGCATTCATGGTAGTTACCTCAAAAACGATACTTACACAAGTATATTCAAATTATACATATAAATATTTAATTGTCAATAGATATTTTTGAATATTATTAATTTTCATATTAATTTATTCAAAGTGTATTTATTCTATCCTTGCGCAAGGCACTAATCATACACCAAGAAGCGATGTTTATCAACCTCGGGTATAATCACTTCGGATATTTATAGCCTGATCGTGGAGGATGTTGAGATGGTTATGCCGGTAATGCAATATGCCCCTGAAACCTGCGCCTGGTGCAACGGCACTGGAAAATTCGGGCAATATGGAGATGTATGCCTGGTGTGTAATGGTCAGGGCAGTGTGCTGGTAGCCCAACCTTCCCGGCAATGCCCGCATTGTTCAGGCACCGGCACGCAGATGGCGGGTGAATATCAGGACAGGTGCAAGATCTGTGGAGGGGCAGGCTGGTCGCACGTCTTTAAAAATCCTTCATCCATCCGTTAAGGGGCAGCATGAGGCTCGAGAATAAGATTGCCCTGGTCACCGGGGGAACCTCGGGGATCGGTAAAACTACAGTCGAATTATTCTGCAACGAGGGGGCAAAAGTGGCCTTTACCGGACGGCGGAAAGAGCTGGGTGAGCGGGTAGCCGAGCAGACCGGGGCCTTCTTTATCCAGGCTGACCACCGACAAATGCAAGGCTGCCAGCAGGCGGTGCAAGCCACCATGGAAAAATTCGGGCGAATCGACATCTTATTCAATAACGCCGGAATTGTGGTCAGCGGTACAGCTGAAACAACCAGTGACAAGGATTGGGAGGATACCCTCCTGCTCAATGTGACCGCCGTCTGGCGGATGTCAAAGCTGGTGATCCCGATCATGCGCCAGCAAGGCGGGGGAGTGATCATCAACAACGCCTCGGATTGGGCTTTTATCGGAGCGCCAGCGGTGGTGGCGTATTGCACCTCCAAGGGAGCTGTGGTGCAAATGACGCGCGCCATGGCCATCGACCATGCGAGCGAGAACATCCGCATCAATGCCGTATGCCCGGGCGATACATTCGTGGAGCGATGGATGAATGAAGGCTACTACAGGGCGTCAGGAGCGGTTAGTGAGCAGGAAGCCAGGAAGAGCGACCTGCCCATGGGGCGGGTGGCTGATACGCTCGAGATCGCCAAAGCGGTTCTGTTCTTGGCTTCGGATGATTCAAGTTTTGTGACTGGCACGGCGCTGCTGGTGGACGGGGGCAGTACAGCCCGGTAAACGATTTTTAGCTTTTCTTTTCCAATATGGAATACAGCATCACCCCGGTGGCCACAGCCAGGTTCAAGGAAGTCACCCGACCCTGCATGGGGATTTTGAGCATATGATCGCAAATTGAAGCCTGTGAAGGTTTCAACCCCTCCCGCTCACTACCCATCAAGAGTATAAGAGATATCGAAATGGGTTCGATTTGACGGTAATCAGCAGTAGCATGAACCGAGGTGCCGTAGATCGAATAGCAGTGTGACTTTGCCCAG
It encodes the following:
- a CDS encoding short-chain dehydrogenase; translated protein: MRLENKIALVTGGTSGIGKTTVELFCNEGAKVAFTGRRKELGERVAEQTGAFFIQADHRQMQGCQQAVQATMEKFGRIDILFNNAGIVVSGTAETTSDKDWEDTLLLNVTAVWRMSKLVIPIMRQQGGGVIINNASDWAFIGAPAVVAYCTSKGAVVQMTRAMAIDHASENIRINAVCPGDTFVERWMNEGYYRASGAVSEQEARKSDLPMGRVADTLEIAKAVLFLASDDSSFVTGTALLVDGGSTAR
- a CDS encoding transcriptional regulator — translated: MVMPVMQYAPETCAWCNGTGKFGQYGDVCLVCNGQGSVLVAQPSRQCPHCSGTGTQMAGEYQDRCKICGGAGWSHVFKNPSSIR